Below is a window of Chloroflexota bacterium DNA.
CCATGCGGATCCTCGACCATATCCTCCCAGGCCGGTGAAACGTGGAGCTCCACCCTTGGCAGCGCGGAGGCCACCGCCGCCGGCCTCCGCCTATCCTCGTGCTCAGGGTCCCCAGCGGGGCCTCGAAGCCCCCCTGAGGAACACATATCGGAACATATGTTCCAAGCCCAAGTATAGCACGAATGTTCGGAGCCGTCAAACTGCCCCATCCGGACAGGCTCCCTTTTCGTGCGGAAGCACGGCGGGGAGACGAGGGGCGCAGCCCCCCAGCCTTCCCGCCCAACCCCGCCCACACGAATCGGCCCGGGAAGCAGTCGCTTTACAATGGGAGCATGAGAGATTGACTCGGGTTCGCACGGAAAGGTATAATACGCGGCCGCCTGCCATCGGCTATGCCGACGGCGAGACGAGACGGCCATGAAAGCACGACCGAACCGCCGGGCGCTTTGGCTCGGAGGACAGCGAGAAGCGCCGCCTCCCTGCTGAATCCCCGTGAGGCCGCCAACGGGATCCCGTGGCCTTCGTTCGGTCAAACCGTCCGGCGGCCAGGAAAGCCATCCTATCTTTGGATATTCAGGAAGCGCACCACCTCATGGGACAAAGCCTGACACATAAGGTCCTGGAGTCGCACCTCATCTCCGGCGAGCTACGGCCGGGACAAGAGATCGCCATCCGCATCGATCAGACGCTCACCCAGGACGCCTCCGGGACCACCGCGTACCTCCACTTCGAAGCGCTGGGAATCCCCCGGGTACGCACGGAACTCTCGGTCTCCTACGTGGATCACAACACGCTCCAGACCGGGTTCGAGAGCGCAGACGACCATCGGTTTCTCCAGACCATCGCCGCCCGATACGGCATCTATTTCAGCCGGCCGGGCAACGGCATCTGCCATCAGGTCCACCTGGAGCGATTCGCCCGCCCCGGCCGGACGCTGCTGGGCTCCGACTCCCACACCCCCACGGCCGGGGGCATGGGAATGCTCGCCATCGGCGCCGGCGGCCTGGATGTGGCCATCGCCATGGGAGGCGGCGCGTATTATCTCGTCATGCCTCGCGTGCTGGGAGTCCACCTTACCGGCCAGCTTCCGCCGTGGGTGTCCGCGAAGGACGTGATCCTGGAGCTGCTGCGTCGTCTGAGCGTGAAAGGCGGCGTGGGCTACATCATTGAGTACTTCGGCGAGGGGGTGCGCAGCCTGGACGTGCCCGCCCGATCCACCATTACGAACATGGGGACGGAGCTGGGGGCCACCACATCCATCTTCCCCAGCGACGAGGAGACGCTTCGCTATCTGCGGGCGCAGCAGCGCGAGGAAGTATGGATCCCCCTGGAGGCCGACCCCGATGCCGCCTATGACCGGGTGATCGAGATCGATCTGAGCGACCTGGAGCCACTGATCGCCTGCCCGTCCAGCCCGGACAACGTCGTGCCCGTGCGGGAGGTGGCCGGAAGGCCCGTGGCCCAAGTGTGCGTCGGGTCGTGCACCAACTCGTCGTACCCAGATCTGATGAAGGTGGCAGGCATACTGCGGGGACGCCATGTGCATCCCAACGTCAGCATGACCCTCTCCCCCGGCTCCCGGCAGGTGTACACCATGATCGCCCGCAACGGGGCGCTGGCGGACCTCATCGCCGCCGGGGTGCGGGTGCTGGAATCCGCCTGCGGGCCGTGCGTCGGCATGGGACAGGCGCCCCCCACCGGGGCGATCAGCCTGAGGACGTTCAACCGCAACTTCCCTGGGCGTTCCGGCACGCCCGGCGATCAGGTATATCTGTGCAGCCCGGAGACGGCGGCGGCCGCCGCCATCACCGGGGTCATCACCGACCCGCGTGATCTGGGCGATCCCGTCCCGGCCTCCCTCCCCGAGCGGTACGCGGTGGACGACAGCATGATCATCCCGCCCGCCGAGGATCCGGAGGCCGTGGAGGTCATCCGCGGGCCCAACATCAAGCCCATCCCGCTTCCGTCGCCCCTGCCGGACACGCTCGGCGGCGAGGTCCTGCTGAAGGTGGGGGACAACATCTCCACCGATCACATCTCGCCGGCGGGAGCCCACATCCTGCCATTGCGCTCCAACCTGCCCGCGCTGGCCGAATACACCTTCACCCGGGTCGATCCCGAGTTCCCGCGGCGGGCCCGGGAAAGCGGGGGCGGGTTCATCGTGGGCGGACACAATTACGGCCAGGGCTCCGCCCGGGAGCACGCGGCGCTGGCGCCGCGCTATCTGGGCGTCATCGGCGTGATCGCTCGCTCCTTCGCCCGTATCCACCACACCAACCTGGTCAACTTCGGGGTGCTCCCACTCGTCTTCACGGAGGAGGATGACTACCGGCGGCTGCAGCAGGGCGACCGATTGGAGATCCCCCACGTGCGTGAGGCGCTTCAACGCGGGGAGATCCTCACAGTGCACAATCGAACCCAGGGCTGGAGCTTCCAGGCACGCCATCAGCTGACCCCCCGGCAGGTACAAATCGTCCTGGCCGGAGGGCTGGTAAACCACTTACGAGGACAGATCAGGAGGTAGCGCGCTTTCAATGTGAACATTTGATTTTAGGATGCGTTCGCGCACGCCTAAAAGGCCCCTTCGGGATCCCGCCGGGAATCCCGGGATCGCGAGCCGATGAAGGTCGGCTGGGGCGACGTGAACTGCCGCAGGTGGAGCGTGGGAGCTCCACCCGCCTGGGGGAAGCACGGACTGTGCCCTTCCTCGAAATACACCCCTCGCCAGGCAAGGGATCCACGAGGACAGGGGACCGATCCACCGGGAATAGAGAGATCGGAATGGGAAGATGAGACGGACCGGATTTGGAGATTCGGCGAACCAGAGAACAGATCCATGTACGAAAGGGAGGAAGTCGTGAGCTACGAAACGATTCAGGTTCCAACGGAAGGCGAAAAGGTCACCATCCAGAATGGAAAGCTACACGTTCCGGATCACCCGATCATCCCCTTCATCGAGGGGGATGGCACCGGCCGAGACATCTGGCGGGCGGCCAATCGTGTCCTGGACGCGGCCGTGGAGAAGGCATATGGCGGCCGTCGGAAGATCCACTG
It encodes the following:
- a CDS encoding aconitate hydratase; the encoded protein is MGQSLTHKVLESHLISGELRPGQEIAIRIDQTLTQDASGTTAYLHFEALGIPRVRTELSVSYVDHNTLQTGFESADDHRFLQTIAARYGIYFSRPGNGICHQVHLERFARPGRTLLGSDSHTPTAGGMGMLAIGAGGLDVAIAMGGGAYYLVMPRVLGVHLTGQLPPWVSAKDVILELLRRLSVKGGVGYIIEYFGEGVRSLDVPARSTITNMGTELGATTSIFPSDEETLRYLRAQQREEVWIPLEADPDAAYDRVIEIDLSDLEPLIACPSSPDNVVPVREVAGRPVAQVCVGSCTNSSYPDLMKVAGILRGRHVHPNVSMTLSPGSRQVYTMIARNGALADLIAAGVRVLESACGPCVGMGQAPPTGAISLRTFNRNFPGRSGTPGDQVYLCSPETAAAAAITGVITDPRDLGDPVPASLPERYAVDDSMIIPPAEDPEAVEVIRGPNIKPIPLPSPLPDTLGGEVLLKVGDNISTDHISPAGAHILPLRSNLPALAEYTFTRVDPEFPRRARESGGGFIVGGHNYGQGSAREHAALAPRYLGVIGVIARSFARIHHTNLVNFGVLPLVFTEEDDYRRLQQGDRLEIPHVREALQRGEILTVHNRTQGWSFQARHQLTPRQVQIVLAGGLVNHLRGQIRR